From the genome of Sporomusa sphaeroides DSM 2875:
CCGTTCCACCATACCTTTAGGGAAATAGACTGTTTCTCCCTCAACTTTAGCGCCGCCTTTGGCCAAAATCTCCCGGGCCGGCGCGTAACTAAAGATAACGCCGACTTCCTCCATGATTTTAAGCGAGGTTTGATGGATTGTCTCGATATCCTCTGTGCGAACTGTCTGATATCTTTGCATCTGTTTTATTTCCTCCTCATTAATAACTCCTCTTAGAACTGGAAGCTATAATTTGTTTATTCTTCATAAATCCCTTTACGATGAGCTTTTAAATAGCCCATGCAGTAATCATCTTTGCCTAACAGCGTCGCGCCGGCGTAAATGACTCCCATCATGCTCTTATCGGTAGGATTCAAAATATAGCCGTCCATTCCCAGGGTCATAGTCTGAGCCACAAATAACCGGTTCAGCACTTTCCTGTTAGGCAGCCCGTACGACACATTGCTCAGACCGCACATAAAGTGAACGTCAGGATAGTTCTGTTTTATCAGCTTGATGGTCTCCAGCACTTCGACTCCTGCTGTCTGCACACTGCTTACCGGTTTTACCAAAGGATCAAAATAGATATCGTCATCCTTAACCCCTGCCGCAGTCAGTTTGCGATACAGGCTGTCCACCACCCGCATCCGGTCTGCCGCTGTCTCCGGCATCCCATGATCGTCCATGCACAGGGCGACTAC
Proteins encoded in this window:
- a CDS encoding methyltetrahydrofolate cobalamin methyltransferase; the encoded protein is MLIVGELINTSRKAISEAVEGKDAQYIQQVAREQLDAGANYIDVNCGNKVFNEVEYMQWLVTTIQEAVQAPLCIDSPNPQALEAGLALAKYGTPMINSITDEGPRFEAILPLVLKYKAKVVALCMDDHGMPETAADRMRVVDSLYRKLTAAGVKDDDIYFDPLVKPVSSVQTAGVEVLETIKLIKQNYPDVHFMCGLSNVSYGLPNRKVLNRLFVAQTMTLGMDGYILNPTDKSMMGVIYAGATLLGKDDYCMGYLKAHRKGIYEE